A genomic region of Phragmites australis chromosome 2, lpPhrAust1.1, whole genome shotgun sequence contains the following coding sequences:
- the LOC133908412 gene encoding iron-sulfur cluster assembly protein 1-like, producing the protein MLRAGGARLLAPGLRRLGLGGGAAGEAGLPAAAAAGVRAYHERVVDHYNNPRNVGSFDKDDPNVGTGLVGAPACGDVMKLQIRVDEGSGKIVDACFKTFGCGSAIASSSVATEWVKGKQMEEVLTIKNTEIAKHLSLPPVKLHCSMLAEDAIKAAVKDYEAKKAKTGLGEESPAEKAAEA; encoded by the exons ATGCTGCGAGCGGGAGGTGCGCGGCTCCTCGCCCCGGGGCTCCGGCGGCTCGGACtgggcggcggcgccgccggcgaggcGGGCCtgccggcggctgcggcggccggGGTGAGGGCGTACCACGAGCGGGTGGTGGACCACTACAACAATCCGCGGAACGTGGGGTCATTCGACAAGGACGACCCCAACGTCGGCACCGGGCTGGTCGGCGCGCCGGCCTGCGGCGACGTCATGAAGCTGCAGATCCGCGTCGACGAGGGCTCCGGCAAGATCGTCGACGCTTGCTTCAAGACCTTCGGCTGCGGTTCCGCCATCGCGTCCTCATCCGTCG CTACTGAATGGGTGAAGGGAAAACAAATGGAGGAAGTTTTGACCATAAAGAACAC TGAGATTGCAAAGCACTTGTCGCTTCCACCAGTAAAGCTCCATTGTAGCATGCTTGCCGAGGATGCGATTAAAGCTGCAGTGAAAGACTACGAAGCAAAGAAGGCGAAGACGGGGCTGGGTGAAGAAAGCCCTGCGGAGAAGGCTGCAGAAGCATGA